The Triticum aestivum cultivar Chinese Spring chromosome 7B, IWGSC CS RefSeq v2.1, whole genome shotgun sequence genome window below encodes:
- the LOC123160121 gene encoding probable aquaporin PIP2-7, giving the protein MPSPILPAKEVEEVVTANEEVTDIIVQRVPYWDPPTVRALDTSELTTWSLYRALIGEFTASLILLYVSIATVIGYRNQSSGADERCTGVGYLGVAWSFGATVSVLVYSTSGVSGGHINPAVTFALFIAGKVTLVRSVLYVAAQCLGAVVGVGIVKGIMKHPYDDFGGGANAVAGGYSLGAALGAEIFGTFVLAYTVFSATDPKRTARDAFVPLVAALPIGLSVFVVHLATIPITGTGINPARSLGAAVLYNQHKTWKQHWIFWVGPFTGAALAAFYHKIVLRDEAVVKESLEKLGSFKRSGSTA; this is encoded by the exons ATGCCGTCGCCGATCCTACCGgccaaggaggtggaggaggtggtcACCGCCAACGAAGAGGTGACAGATATCATAGTCCAGAGGGTGCCGTACTGGGACCCTCCGACGGTCCGGGCGCTGGACACGAGCGAGCTGACCACCTGGTCTCTCTACCGCGCCCTCATCGGCGAGTTCACGGCCTCCCTCATCCTCCTCTACGTGAGCATCGCCACCGTCATCGGGTACCGGAACCAGTCCTCCGGCGCCGACGAGCGGTGCACCGGCGTCGGCTACCTCGGCGTCGCCTGGTCCTTCGGCGCCACCGTCTCCGTCCTCGTCTACTCCACCAGCGGCGTCTCAG GTGGGCACATAAACCCGGCAGTGACGTTCGCGCTGTTCATCGCCGGGAAGGTGACGCTGGTGCGCTCGGTGCTGTACGTGGCGGCGCAGTGCCTCGGCGCCGTCGTCGGCGTGGGCATCGTGAAGGGGATCATGAAGCACCCCTACGACGACTTCGGCGGCGGCGCCAACGCGGTGGCCGGGGGGTACTCTCTCGGGGCGGCCCTCGGCGCGGAGATCTTCGGCACCTTCGTCCTCGCCTACACCGTCTTCTCCGCCACCGACCCCAAGCGCACCGCCCGCGACGCCTTCGTCCCC CTGGTGGCGGCGCTACCGATCGGTTTGTCGGTGTTCGTGGTGCACCTGGCGACCATCCCGATCACCGGCACCGGCATCAACCCGGCCAGGAGCCTGGGCGCCGCCGTCCTGTACAACCAGCACAAAACCTGGAAGCAACAC TGGATCTTCTGGGTCGGGCCCTTCACCGGCGCGGCCTTAGCGGCGTTCTACCACAAGATCGTGCTGCGCGACGAGGCTGTAGTGAAGGAGTCGCTAGAAAAGCTGGGCTCGTTCAAGAGGAGCGGCTCGACCGCTTGA